CGGCGCTGACCCAGGCTTTGAAAGCGCGCGGCCAGGGCACCTTCGCGTCCGTCGGCGTCGGCACCGTATCGCACCTGCTGGGCGAGATGTTCCGCAAGGACCAGGGCCTGAACCTGACCCACGTGCCCTATCGCGGCGCGGCGCCCGCATATACCGATCTGATCGGCGGACAGGTGGACATCATGTTCGACAACCCCGTGGGGCTCGCGCCCTTCGTCCGCGCCGGCAAGCTGATCGCCGTCGCCACCACGGCGGCGACCCCCATCCTGCCCGATGTCCGGACGTTCGCGCAGCAGGGCATGCCGTCGTACACGCAGCAGCTGTGGTACGGACTGGCCTTTCCCAAGGGCACGCCTCCCGCGATCGTCACACGCATGAATGCCGCGTTGAATGAAGTGCTGCGCGATCCCGCCGTGGCGGCGGACCTGGCATCCAAGGGCGTGGACGTTCGTCCCGATACCCCCGCCGCCCTGGGCCAGGCGGTGGCCCGCGACACGCCGTTCTGGGGCGACATCGTGCGCGCCGTGGGAGCCCAGCTTGATTGATGCTTCGAATACGCGCCCTGCGCCAGGCACGGCCGCGATGCTGGACGTGTTCGTCGATCCAGACGCGGGCGATCGTGGCGGCAATCCCGTGCCGCTGGTCCTCGATGCCCGCGGCATGTCGGCCGGGCAGATGCAGGCGCTGGCGGCCGCGCACGGCCACGAGTCTTCCTTCGTGCTGCCGCCGGACGATCCAGCCACCCATGATTGGCGGCTGCGTTTCTTCGTTCCCGATCATGAAATGGAGATGTGCGGCCACGCGACCGTGGGCACGCTGTGGGCGCTGCGGCAATGGGGGCTGTGGTCGACGCCGACCGCCCGCGTCCAAACCCTGAGCGGCAGCGTCGACATCGAATGGGACGACACGCGGCAGTGGGCCTGGGTCTCGCAACCCGGCGTGTCCCTGCAAGCCTTGTCGGCGGCGCAGATCGAGCATATCGCCCGCGCCATGCGCATCGATCCCGCGACGCCAGGCCTGCATGCCGTCAACGCCAGCACGAGCCGCGTCAAGACGCTGGTGCGCCTGCCCGACGACCGGGCGCTGGACACGCTGGCACCTGATTTCAGCGTCATGGCAACGCTGTGCGAAGCGATAGGCTCCACGGGCCTCTATCCCTATGCCTTGCAGGAAGGCGGCGCCTGCGCCAGGCAATTTCCCAAGGCATCCGGTTATCCCGAGGACGCCGCCACGGGCATTGCCGCCGCTGCCCTGTGGGGCTATCTGCGCGCACAGGACCAGATACCGGCAACACGGATCTACACCGTGCGGCAAGGCGTGGCGATGGGCGCGCCATCCGCCATCCATCTGCGAGCCCGGGGCGAGCAAGGCGGCTGCTGGCTGGGCGGCCAGGTGCGATGGCGGCGCTGATCGGCGCGCCCCCCGGGCAAACCCTGAAGTAGACGGATCGTTCTAGAAAAAGTATTCTACGCGGCAATTTTGTTCTTCAAGCCTGCGTTTTTGTGACCCTCGCCACCCTTACCGCCAAGCCCACCGCAGCCGAGCTCCAGGTCCTCCGCGCCCTGTGGACGCTCGGCCCCGCGACGGTCAAGCAGGCCCACCTGGCCATGCAGGCGGAACGTCCCGACCTGACCTATGCCGCGGTCCTGCGCCAGATGCAGATCATGCACGCGAAGGGGCTGCTGACGCGCGACGAAAGCGAACGGTCCCATGTGTATGCGCCGGCCCACACGCAGAACGCACTGCAAAGCAGGCTGCTGAAAGACCTGATCCAGAAGGTCTTCTCGGGATCCGGCAAGGCCCTGGTGCTGGCAGCCCTGAGCGGCCACGTCACGCGAGAAGAACGCGCCGAGATCGAAGAATTCCTGCAGGGACAGCAGCCATGACCGCACGCGGCCTGCTCGCCATCCCCGCATTCCAGACGAACACGACGATGTACTCCGCCGCGGCCTCCGCGCCCGCGCAGGCCATCGCCCCACCATGGTCCGATTCGCTTTCCCATGCCTGATTTCCTGCCCCCCTTGCGCGTCCTGGCGCGCCGCGTCTCAACCGGCCTGATACTGCGGACCGCCGCGGCGACCTTCCTGGCGCTGCCGTTCGCCACCCATGCCAGCGCGGCCGACGCGCCGCAGACGACGAAGAAGCCCGCCGCCAAGAAGCCCGCCGCCAAGCCGGTCGCGGCCAAGAAGAAAACCAGCAAGATCGTCTACCGATCCCGCTCGCACGAAGCCACTTCCGCCCACGGCCGCGCCGTGACGCATAAAGCCGTGGCGACCCGCACGGCGCTCGAGCTGGACCGCTACGCCAAGCTGCCCTTCGCGCCGGACGGCAGCACGCTGCACTCCGAAATCGCCTACATGGTCGACGAGAGCACCGGTCAGCCGCTGGTCGACAAGGATGCCGACGCCGTGGTCCCCATCGCCTCGATCACCAAGTTGATGATGGCGATGGTGGTACTGGATTCCGGCGCCTCGCTGGCCGAACCGATCCGCGTCACCGAAGAAGACCAGGACTTCGAGAAACATACGGGATCGCGCCTGCGCGTAGGCTCGGTGCTGTCGCGCGAAGACATGCTGCACATCGCGCTGATGGCATCCGAAAACCGCGCGGCGGCGGCGCTGTCGCGCTACTACCCCGGCGGACGCCCGGCCTTCATCGCCGCGATGAATGCGAAGGCGCAGGCGCTGGGCATGACGCACACGCGTTTCGAGAACGTCGCCGGCCTGTCCAAGTACAACGTGTCGACGGCGCGTGATCTGGTGCGGATGGTGCAGGCGGCCGCGCATTACCCCTTGATCCGCCTGTATTCGACGGACCAGACCTATACGGTGAATACCGGCAAGGGCGTGCTGGACTATCGCAGCACCAATATCCTGGTGGGCAAGCCCGACTGGGACATCGGCCTGCAGAAAACCGGCTTCATCAATGAATCGGGGATATGCCTGGTGATGCAGACCACCGTGGAAGGCCGACCGGTGGTCATGGTGCTGCTGAACTCCAGCCGGCGCCACGCGGATTTCATGGACGCCGAGCATCTGCGCACCGCCATGTTGAACAACACCTTCCCCATGCCCAGTCTGCAACGCAATTACGCCAACGCCGACGCGCGCCCGATGTAAGCGGACGGCGCCTTGGCTACCCGTGGCAAACCCGGTAGGCCGGCAAGGCCGGCGTCCGCACCGGACCTCGCCGACAGCGGCCTGATCGTCGGCGCCGACGGCTTGGCGCGCCCGCCCTGGGCGGCGGTCGATCCGCTGCTGCAGGCGTACTACGACACCGAATGGGGCATGCCCGTGCGAGACGAGCGCGGCATGTTCGAACGGCTGGTGCTGGAAGGCTTCCAGTCAGGCCTGTCCTGGGCCACCATCCTGCGCAAGCGGGAGGCCTTCCGGGCCGCCTTTCATGGCTTCGACCCCGACACCATCGCGACCTACACGGATGACGACGTCCAGCGCCTGATGGCCGACGCGGGCATCGTGCGCAACCGGGCCAAGATCCTGGCCACGATCAACAACGCCGCCGCCACCCTCCGGCTGCGCGAGGACGGCGGACTGGCGGACTTCATCTGGTCGTTCCAGCCGGCGGAAACGCCGGCGCCGCGCACGCTCGCGGAAATCCCCACGATATCGGCCGCTTCGATCGCGTTGAGCAAGGCCTTGCGCGCCCGCGGTTTCGGCTTCGTCGGGCCTACCACCATGCACGCGCTGATGGAAGCGACCGGCATGATCGACACGCACCTGCTGGGCAGCCATCGACGCGGCTGCTCCGGTGTCTGGACGACGGCGGATAAAGCGGCGGACAAAGCGGCGTAGTGCCGCCCGGGCCGCTCAGGTCACCGGCGATTCGGCGACCGATTGGCCGATGGCGCCGAACCCGGCGATACCGATACGTAGTCCTCTCATGGCGATCCTTGTCCGGAGGCAGCGGCATCGCACCCGCCCGCGTCGGCCGCCTCCGCGTCGTGGTGGTCGGAATCCTCTACCTGCACCGTCACATGCGAGATGTTGAATCGCTCCGCGACGCGCTTGCGCACCGCCTCGATGACGTCGCGCGCGGCGACGCCTTCACGCGGAACGACGTGCAGCGTGAGCATGTGCTGCTCCGCGGTGATGGACCAGGCGTGAATATGATGCGCGACGCGCACCACGGCGAGATTCTCCTCCAGATCGGCCTTGATCGCATGCGGCTCCAGGCCGCCGGGCGTGCCTTCCAGCAGGATGTGTCCGGAAGAGCGCACCAGGTGCCACGCGCCTTTCAGCACGATCGCGGCGACCAGCACCGACAGGATGGGATCGATCGGCGTCCACCCCGTCCAGATGATCACCAACGCGGCCACGATGGCCGCCACCGAGCCCAGCAGATCGCCCATCACGTGCAACAGCGCGCTGCGCATATTCAGATTCGCCTGGCTGCCGCCCGTCAGGATCAGGAACCCGACTATGTTGGCCAGCAGGCCGGCGACGGCGATGGCCAGCATGGTGCCTGCCATGACCTGCACCGGCTGCCAGAATCGCTGGACGGCCTCGACCGCGATCCAGATCGCGATGGCGAACAAGGCCAGGCCGTTCACGAACGCCGCCAGTATTTCCAGGCGTCGATAACCGTACGACATGCGCGGTGTCGCTGAGCGGCGGCCCACGCGCAAGGCCACCAGGCTGAATGCCAGGGCCGCCGCGTCGCTGACCATATGGCCGGCGTCCGCAAGCAGCGCCAGCGATCCCGACAAGACGCCGCCGACGATCTCGACCACCATGAACACGGTGATGACACCCAGGGCCCAGGCCAGCCGGCGTTCGTCGGCGGCGCCGTGGCCGGAATGAACATGGCCGCCGTGGCTGTGCCCGCCATGGCTATGGCCGCTATTGCCGTGGCCGCCTGGGGCGGCGTGGTCATGGTCATGGACGTGCGGCATCGGGGGGCTCGGCGGAACGGGTCGCGACGAATATACCGCCGGATGCTGACAAGCGGTGGTTACTGCGTGCGCTGGCGCGCGGACAAGCAAGGCGGCGGGTGGGCGACATGCCATCGTAAGTTGCACGCCATCACTGGAATCATCCATATCCGAGACGCGCAAGCTCGAACCGACTGGGCGGGACAGGTAACCGATCTGCCGGTAAATGCCAGTACGGCAGCACCCCGGCCCGCCACGGCGGCGGCTCCGGCTCTTCAATACCCAGCAGAGTGATGCACCATGACAGCAGGCACAGCAGCCGTCCAGGCAACCTACCCCCACACCGACCCTAGCGCGTTCGACACGCAGGCCCGCCCCGGCCGATTGGGCAGCCATTCCTTCGAACCCGGCGCATTCGGCGAAACAGGCCGGGCCAGCCACAAGCACATGTACGGCGAACGACCGGTCCCGGCCGTGCGCACGCTCAGGCTGGTCGCGGGCGTGGGCCTTGCAAAAACCGAGCTCCCGCGGGCCATGACGCGCGACAGCACCGGCAGCGCGGACGCCCTTTCCCTTGCATCGGCCCACACCCCGGATTCGGGCGTGCCCCGCACCCTATCCAATGGCATCGGGTCCGCGGATTCGCTCTTCAGCGGCCTCGATGCGCTCGATACGTTCGACGAGGGCTTTCCGCTGGCGCAGGAACCGCCGATCCCGCATGTAGCC
This genomic interval from Bordetella genomosp. 8 contains the following:
- a CDS encoding Bug family tripartite tricarboxylate transporter substrate binding protein, with translation MSPRTWYRLAGAMALAIVAPAAHAQSAWPQKPVTIVVPFPPGGGTDLVVRALQPMLASKLGQTVIINNVGGAGGTIGSGQAARAPADGYTALAVTTSTHAVSPSLYKNLPYDPTRDFAYAGFIGTSPYVLAANPALKANSLAALTQALKARGQGTFASVGVGTVSHLLGEMFRKDQGLNLTHVPYRGAAPAYTDLIGGQVDIMFDNPVGLAPFVRAGKLIAVATTAATPILPDVRTFAQQGMPSYTQQLWYGLAFPKGTPPAIVTRMNAALNEVLRDPAVAADLASKGVDVRPDTPAALGQAVARDTPFWGDIVRAVGAQLD
- a CDS encoding PhzF family phenazine biosynthesis protein yields the protein MIDASNTRPAPGTAAMLDVFVDPDAGDRGGNPVPLVLDARGMSAGQMQALAAAHGHESSFVLPPDDPATHDWRLRFFVPDHEMEMCGHATVGTLWALRQWGLWSTPTARVQTLSGSVDIEWDDTRQWAWVSQPGVSLQALSAAQIEHIARAMRIDPATPGLHAVNASTSRVKTLVRLPDDRALDTLAPDFSVMATLCEAIGSTGLYPYALQEGGACARQFPKASGYPEDAATGIAAAALWGYLRAQDQIPATRIYTVRQGVAMGAPSAIHLRARGEQGGCWLGGQVRWRR
- a CDS encoding BlaI/MecI/CopY family transcriptional regulator — translated: MTLATLTAKPTAAELQVLRALWTLGPATVKQAHLAMQAERPDLTYAAVLRQMQIMHAKGLLTRDESERSHVYAPAHTQNALQSRLLKDLIQKVFSGSGKALVLAALSGHVTREERAEIEEFLQGQQP
- a CDS encoding serine hydrolase, which gives rise to MPDFLPPLRVLARRVSTGLILRTAAATFLALPFATHASAADAPQTTKKPAAKKPAAKPVAAKKKTSKIVYRSRSHEATSAHGRAVTHKAVATRTALELDRYAKLPFAPDGSTLHSEIAYMVDESTGQPLVDKDADAVVPIASITKLMMAMVVLDSGASLAEPIRVTEEDQDFEKHTGSRLRVGSVLSREDMLHIALMASENRAAAALSRYYPGGRPAFIAAMNAKAQALGMTHTRFENVAGLSKYNVSTARDLVRMVQAAAHYPLIRLYSTDQTYTVNTGKGVLDYRSTNILVGKPDWDIGLQKTGFINESGICLVMQTTVEGRPVVMVLLNSSRRHADFMDAEHLRTAMLNNTFPMPSLQRNYANADARPM
- a CDS encoding DNA-3-methyladenine glycosylase I, yielding MATRGKPGRPARPASAPDLADSGLIVGADGLARPPWAAVDPLLQAYYDTEWGMPVRDERGMFERLVLEGFQSGLSWATILRKREAFRAAFHGFDPDTIATYTDDDVQRLMADAGIVRNRAKILATINNAAATLRLREDGGLADFIWSFQPAETPAPRTLAEIPTISAASIALSKALRARGFGFVGPTTMHALMEATGMIDTHLLGSHRRGCSGVWTTADKAADKAA
- a CDS encoding cation diffusion facilitator family transporter, which codes for MPHVHDHDHAAPGGHGNSGHSHGGHSHGGHVHSGHGAADERRLAWALGVITVFMVVEIVGGVLSGSLALLADAGHMVSDAAALAFSLVALRVGRRSATPRMSYGYRRLEILAAFVNGLALFAIAIWIAVEAVQRFWQPVQVMAGTMLAIAVAGLLANIVGFLILTGGSQANLNMRSALLHVMGDLLGSVAAIVAALVIIWTGWTPIDPILSVLVAAIVLKGAWHLVRSSGHILLEGTPGGLEPHAIKADLEENLAVVRVAHHIHAWSITAEQHMLTLHVVPREGVAARDVIEAVRKRVAERFNISHVTVQVEDSDHHDAEAADAGGCDAAASGQGSP